The genomic stretch CGCagcgaaaaaagaaaaaatctcatTATAATAGCAGTTATGATAATGAGAGGAATCGTAAATGCAACTTTTTCAGAAGTGACGAATCAAAACCCTTTGATTGGACGCTGCATTctgaataaaagtgtgtgattgGTTATACAGTACTGCTCAAATTCGAATGCAACATCAGCAGAACTACTCTAAAGTATAACTCTTTTCATATGACACTGCAGTTGTAGCACTGTTTATTGTTCTAGCTTCATTGTGCAGTGACCATTTTCAACAGCCTGGAGAAGCCTCCtgagaacaggagctttgagggcTGGTTTGGACTCTACTTAATGTCAGCAGTCTGCTACGATGGCTCAGGAGCACaggttgcatttgatcaccatcactgcagaCCTCAACATCGttcagctgtaataaatggacattcggtgctacattaggttccccttttgtgtctggttcctcaaAAGGTTTCTTCCATTTTAGGGAGTTTTCCCTTCagcacagtcaccaccggctcgctTATCAGAGACAAACTCAGCATTATAAAtaacaatcttattcattctttattattatgatgtctgtaaagctgcttcgagacgatgtccattgttaaaagcgctctactaattaaaatgaattcaaattgaattgaacaattCAGAAATTATTCAATTCGAATATTattcaaaggttttttttgacCGAGTAaccttttttaaagatttaaaaaaacactttaaggTAAAAGTACACAAATAACGACTCTATTACAGTAACATGAGgtaatgtaattcgttactttccacctcagCCTTGAGGAAAAAGCCAGGAAGGAACGTTTTTCATCACACTGTACGTTCCGAGAGAACAAGAAGTGTGAACTCGTGGATTTCTCTCTTCCTACTATACACAGCTGTGGTCATACGTTTACATAAGCAACATCTGcataatgttaaatgttttactttagaAGTTAGACCATAAGATTGTCATGTGATTCTTTatcaacatctcattccacatttagtcttcaatTTCTCTCACAGTAGCCTtcactcttccaggaagatgttccaatagattctgtggagatttgtgagatttcattcggCCACAAAGGTgctattaaagtcaggtactgatgcagggtgAGGTCAGGAAGCCtggtgttggagctctatattgggccactcaagatcttccattccaaccccaccatggtcaggtgtctacaaactttttttgATATATCGAAACCTTCCCAGAAGACATTCTGCAAGGTGTACGTGAACCTATGACCTTGTGAGTAACCGACCTTCCAGGACAACCCATTGCTCCGGTCTCCGTCCACCTCCCTGTGACAGACGGCCAGCGTGTCCAGACAGTGGCTCCTCCACAGGTTATCGCTGCCCTCGATGATTACATTCCAGCGTTTGCAAGTGAGCGAAGCGTGACACAGGCTCCTCACGTCCAGCTCACCGAAGATCTTCACGCTTATCTCAGTAGGAAGCGTTTCTGTAAAGTTCAGCTCCGGTCCTCCATTCCTGATGGACACCAATGATATGAGTCCTTCTCCAGCAGCATGGAGGTTGCGGTTCCTTTTAAGGACATGCTGCATCTCTCAGCCTCGCCGTACATGCCCTTTAGCTAAAGCTGCAACATAAATGAGTTGAATTAGTGGCGATGATGTGCATCACCATGTGATTGAAGTAACTTTTGGTTGGCTGGAAGCCAAGTTTTAAAACTTTCTTAACTGAGATGTAAATATTGGTGTAATTACTGTATCTGGATTGCAaactaaatgtacaaaaatagatgttgttgttgttgatgagtTCTTTGAAGGGTTTACACAAAAGAaggtgtaataataataataatattaataataataataataataataataataataataataatgtagctAGTGCTTATAATATACCTCTAGATCAGGGGGTCagcaacctttttgaaactgagagctacttcttgggtactgattaatgtgaagggctcccagtttgatacacacagttttcagtttgatctgaaataacaaatttgcacaatttaccttttattatatgttattattaataattaatgatattcatccatgtgaagacactgatcatggtaataatttctcacaataattatcaacaatgatttaacaaagtaggaaacagatatttttagaaaagacccgcgggctactcatgtggtccttgcgggctacctggtgcccatgggcaccacgttggtgacccctgatccaGGGTATGGTTTCTAATCATGTGATCGAAATCAGAATTCACGCCaacaacaattataataaagtgGCTTGTAGTAAAGTACTCTACCCTTAGAGTAGGGTTCCGTCTCTAATCACATGATCTAAATCATAACTCATGCCATGTTTATTccctaaaaataataataataataataaacaataataataacaatagtaataataaacaataaataagaaataataataataaaacaataataatacaaaaaataaaaaaataaatattaaaaaaattcaaaataaataaataaaacaataaaacaataaaataaaacaataaataataataataataataataaataaataaataaataataagaataatgtgGTTTTGTAAAATCCTTCGGTCTTTACTCATGAGATCAAAATCATAATTCATGCCATGTTTATTCCCTacaaatacaacaacaacaacaacaacaacaacaacaacaataaatttACTTGTAATAATGTAACCTATTCCTAAAATAAGTATGGTATCTAATCATGCAATCAAAATCATAATGCATActaagcttaaaaaaaaataataataataaaaaaaaaaataataaaataataataataataataataataatgataataatatcaCTAGTAGTAATAATTTTACTTATCCTTAGAGTATGGTACCCATGCTATGTTTATCCCATCAAAAATaacataaattaacaacaacaacaacaacatgtaCATGAAGAAGTGAAGGAATTCCTAGATACAAACAGAAACTATTCCTATTTCCTAAAACACTGCATTCTCACTAAAATAGCTGTGAATAGagttaaagtaaatatgtttataataaaaaataatatattataattaaatatgtttGTAATAATCTAAAGTATAAGTGATCTAATGAGAAAATGAGATACAGATACAGCTGCCTCGAACAAATAGGAAGTATAACCGAATAGGAAGCTTATAATCTATTCCCATTACATATGATTGTAAATATAAAGCATGCACTGTATAAATCCTTCATTTTAGACTCGAGAGCATAATAAATTAGCTGAAAAGGTACAGATTTTTACCCTCGGTGGTGCAGTTTCGCTTTCGTGTGACAGCTCACCGTTTAAATGCCTTGTTTATTGACACGCATGGCGTCACCGCCTTTACTTtcactgcgcatgcgcagagGTTTCGCAACCCCCCCCTTCGTTTGAAAGAGCGAATATATTTCCATGAACACATTCACGCAACCGctaaataacttaaaaataaCTGAATGCTTGTATTATTGTACCTTTAATGCGTTTAATCAGACGAAGGAAACACTCAGTAAATACAAAAAGCCTACCCATAGAGAACGAAGCTTCTGCGCAAGCGCGAAGTTGTTTACATTCGTAcccataatttatatataattattataatatataatatataataaaatacatacatatacacatgttATAATTTTACGGATCTTTACGTTGGACCAATCGTTTAAAAAAgcaattattttgatttattttagtgtttGAGCGATAAACAGCAACGCGCATGCGCAAGAGTCTAACTCTAC from Silurus meridionalis isolate SWU-2019-XX chromosome 24, ASM1480568v1, whole genome shotgun sequence encodes the following:
- the LOC124378182 gene encoding LOW QUALITY PROTEIN: F-box only protein 48 (The sequence of the model RefSeq protein was modified relative to this genomic sequence to represent the inferred CDS: inserted 1 base in 1 codon), which codes for MYGEAERCSMSLKGTATSMLLEKDSYHWCPSGMEDXELNFTETLPTEISVKIFGELDVRSLCHASLTCKRWNVIIEGSDNLWRSHCLDTLAVCHREVDGDRSNGLSWKVTLVRNYQKSCVKRRWLKGKYSNIRCAEDLPQNNMCDLDVETWGEILEAELER